One Tamlana carrageenivorans genomic region harbors:
- a CDS encoding TrkH family potassium uptake protein, translating into MNYNLKKLYSIAFWASVFGMLAFIFDFGFSKTVLTQQIIDAFYFIVIALGLGATFARYFENKQLLKRRVAVFDLISVVFSLCVFYMYLFHGEAFKTDLILENPIWVVLAVILSFIREFSEQKLNLHRTYLNPAQIFILSFLVIILLGSFLLMMPKATHQGLSFIDALFTSTSAVCVTGLVVVDTGTYFTLFGQAIIMFLIQIGGLGILTFASYFSYFFKGGSTYENQLTLGEMTNSDKISDVFSTLKNIIVITTIVEVIAAIFIFFSLDKALFSGLSNRVFFSIFHAISAFCNAGFSTLSNSIYETGFRFNYALQLIIVVTFVLGGLGFPIVVNIIRLIKHKCINIFFFNAKNRTYKPWVLNINSRITLVTTFSLTAVGFILFLIFEYDNTLAEHDLSGKLVNALFGATTPRTAGFNSVNMSDLSFPTVVITLLLMWVGASPTSTGGGIKTSTFAIATLNVLSLAKGKQRIEVYRREIAEISVKRAFATIALSLIVIGSGIVCISIFNPEMGLLNIAFECFSAYSTVGLSLGITADLSTASKFVFIAIMFIGRVSMLSIMVALFKKIKHKNYRYPSEEITIN; encoded by the coding sequence ATGAACTACAATCTAAAAAAACTATATAGCATTGCATTTTGGGCGAGCGTTTTTGGAATGCTCGCCTTTATTTTTGATTTTGGTTTTTCGAAAACGGTATTAACGCAACAAATCATTGATGCGTTTTATTTCATAGTTATTGCTTTAGGCTTAGGAGCAACGTTCGCTAGATATTTTGAAAATAAGCAGTTGCTAAAACGTAGGGTTGCTGTTTTTGATTTGATTTCAGTGGTTTTTAGCCTGTGTGTTTTTTATATGTACCTCTTTCATGGTGAGGCATTTAAAACCGATTTGATATTAGAAAATCCCATATGGGTGGTTTTGGCTGTCATCCTGTCTTTTATTAGGGAGTTTTCAGAACAAAAACTAAATCTGCATCGAACCTATCTTAACCCAGCACAAATTTTCATATTAAGCTTCTTAGTCATTATTTTACTAGGCTCCTTTCTATTAATGATGCCAAAGGCAACACACCAAGGTCTGTCATTCATAGATGCCTTATTTACATCAACAAGCGCGGTTTGTGTAACAGGATTGGTTGTTGTGGATACAGGAACTTATTTTACCCTTTTCGGACAAGCTATTATCATGTTTTTGATACAAATTGGAGGCTTAGGTATCCTAACTTTTGCAAGCTATTTCAGTTACTTTTTTAAAGGAGGAAGTACCTACGAAAACCAATTGACCTTAGGAGAAATGACAAATTCCGATAAAATTAGTGATGTATTTAGTACTCTAAAAAATATTATCGTTATTACAACTATTGTTGAAGTGATAGCGGCTATTTTTATTTTCTTTTCCTTAGATAAAGCTTTGTTTAGTGGTTTGTCTAACCGCGTGTTTTTTTCAATATTTCACGCGATTTCAGCCTTTTGTAATGCTGGTTTTTCAACCTTATCCAATAGCATTTACGAAACAGGTTTCCGATTTAACTACGCCTTGCAACTTATTATTGTAGTCACTTTTGTTTTAGGTGGTTTGGGGTTTCCAATCGTGGTTAATATTATTAGACTTATCAAACATAAATGCATTAATATTTTCTTTTTCAATGCAAAAAATAGAACGTATAAGCCTTGGGTTCTAAACATTAATAGCAGAATTACCTTAGTGACGACGTTCTCTCTAACGGCAGTAGGTTTTATATTGTTTTTGATTTTTGAATATGATAATACGCTTGCCGAACACGATTTATCAGGAAAATTAGTAAATGCACTTTTTGGAGCTACCACTCCTCGAACGGCTGGTTTTAATTCGGTTAACATGAGTGATTTGTCATTTCCTACCGTAGTTATTACTCTTTTGCTTATGTGGGTTGGAGCATCTCCAACTTCTACCGGTGGTGGTATTAAAACCAGTACCTTTGCTATAGCCACGCTTAATGTTTTAAGTTTAGCCAAAGGGAAACAGCGTATTGAAGTTTATAGAAGAGAAATTGCCGAAATTTCAGTAAAAAGAGCGTTTGCTACCATTGCTTTGTCTCTAATTGTTATAGGTTCTGGCATTGTTTGTATTAGTATTTTTAACCCAGAAATGGGATTACTAAATATTGCGTTCGAATGTTTTTCGGCATATAGTACCGTAGGCTTAAGTCTTGGTATTACCGCCGATTTAAGTACCGCAAGTAAATTTGTATTTATTGCTATTATGTTTATTGGCAGGGTTAGCATGCTATCTATTATGGTAGCCCTTTTCAAAAAAATAAAGCATAAAAATTATCGCTATCCTAGCGAAGAAATCACCATAAATTAA
- a CDS encoding potassium channel family protein produces the protein MKYIIVGLGNFGASLGKKLTSQGNEVIGVDSKMEKVDLLKEHLSHTICLDATDEFTVSGLPLSDTDVVVVAIGEDKGANIMATALLKNLKVKRLISRAIDGLHEKVLNAIGVNDIVHPEEESAERWAKKLSLKGVIDSFELNDDYSIMEVHVPEKFDQKNIREIDIRKVYNLLVLTTIANTEIKSTVGKTRNITKVKGVAGADDILYKDGILVIYGSNKDIKRFLNEY, from the coding sequence ATGAAATATATTATTGTAGGTCTAGGAAATTTTGGCGCATCTTTAGGAAAGAAATTAACCTCACAAGGCAATGAAGTTATTGGTGTTGATAGCAAAATGGAAAAGGTTGATTTGCTGAAAGAACATTTATCTCATACCATTTGTTTGGATGCCACAGATGAGTTTACGGTATCTGGACTTCCTTTAAGTGATACCGATGTAGTGGTTGTAGCTATTGGCGAAGATAAGGGCGCCAATATTATGGCAACTGCATTACTAAAAAACTTAAAAGTAAAACGCTTAATAAGCCGAGCCATTGACGGTTTGCACGAAAAGGTGCTCAACGCCATTGGAGTTAACGATATTGTGCATCCCGAAGAGGAATCGGCAGAAAGATGGGCAAAAAAGTTGTCTTTAAAGGGTGTTATCGATTCGTTTGAATTAAATGATGACTATAGTATTATGGAAGTTCATGTTCCTGAAAAATTTGATCAAAAAAACATTAGAGAGATCGATATTCGAAAAGTATATAACTTATTGGTTTTAACTACTATTGCAAATACAGAAATTAAAAGCACCGTTGGGAAAACCAGAAATATTACAAAGGTTAAAGGTGTAGCTGGTGCCGATGATATCCTATATAAAGATGGTATTCTTGTTATTTATGGATCGAATAAAGACATTAAAAGGTTTTTAAATGAGTATTGA
- a CDS encoding IS4 family transposase produces MNKSKNFSRHPIIKQVLNFILPKDVHRTAKKHNSDRYTKKFTTYEHLATMVFTVISGCSSLREVSSIMLACEGKINHLGLTDFPKRSTLSDANRRRSSEVFADIYHLLYKRYHRFLSDSRPLEPAVKNLKIVDSSTIPLFSDILKGVGRNPLNGKKKGGIKMHTMINAMEDVPCLIKFSSAATHDHTFLKDLELKKGSYVVFDKGYVDYEQYQKWTLEDVYFVTRQKDNARYTSLEEFDISNKVDDAVLKDEKIGLTDKNGNAFSLRRIAFWHEKHQKVYEFITNNYDLDADKIADIYKNRWQIETMFKRLKQNFPLKYFLGDNQNAIEIQIWVSLIIQLIMLVIQRKAQRNWAYSNMMSVIRYHLMTYIDLFKFLKNPEANWEEITTKNIGQLSLFDP; encoded by the coding sequence ATGAATAAAAGTAAAAACTTTAGCAGACACCCCATAATCAAACAGGTATTAAATTTCATTTTGCCCAAAGATGTTCATCGGACAGCCAAAAAGCACAACAGCGATCGCTATACCAAAAAGTTTACCACCTATGAGCATTTGGCCACTATGGTATTTACCGTGATCAGTGGCTGTAGCTCACTTCGTGAGGTTTCCAGTATTATGCTTGCCTGCGAGGGAAAGATCAACCATCTAGGACTCACGGACTTTCCAAAACGCAGTACCTTGTCAGATGCTAACAGGAGAAGAAGCTCTGAAGTATTTGCCGATATTTATCATTTACTCTACAAACGTTACCATCGCTTTTTATCGGACAGCAGACCCTTAGAACCTGCAGTGAAGAACCTTAAAATCGTTGATTCCTCGACCATCCCCCTATTTAGTGACATTCTTAAAGGTGTAGGAAGGAACCCGCTCAACGGCAAAAAGAAAGGAGGTATCAAGATGCATACTATGATAAACGCCATGGAAGACGTTCCTTGTCTGATTAAGTTTTCAAGCGCGGCCACGCACGACCACACCTTTTTAAAAGACCTGGAACTCAAGAAGGGCTCTTATGTGGTTTTTGACAAAGGGTATGTGGATTATGAGCAATACCAAAAATGGACACTGGAAGATGTTTACTTTGTGACTCGGCAAAAGGACAATGCTCGCTATACAAGCCTTGAAGAGTTTGATATCTCCAATAAAGTGGACGATGCTGTCCTAAAGGACGAAAAAATAGGGCTTACGGACAAAAACGGCAATGCTTTTTCCCTGAGGAGAATCGCTTTTTGGCACGAAAAGCACCAAAAAGTTTATGAGTTCATCACTAATAATTATGATCTTGATGCAGACAAAATAGCCGACATCTATAAAAATAGGTGGCAGATTGAGACGATGTTCAAGCGGCTTAAACAGAACTTTCCGCTAAAGTATTTTTTGGGAGACAATCAAAATGCCATCGAAATACAAATCTGGGTCAGTTTGATAATCCAGCTCATTATGCTTGTGATCCAAAGAAAAGCCCAAAGAAACTGGGCTTATTCCAATATGATGTCCGTCATACGATACCATTTGATGACATATATCGATTTGTTCAAATTCCTGAAAAACCCAGAAGCTAATTGGGAAGAGATTACAACCAAAAACATTGGGCAATTAAGCCTTTTTGACCCATAA
- a CDS encoding IS4 family transposase: MTNITLFSQIISKLDRSSFSKLVKAKGTDKHQKGFNSWTHLVSMLFCQFAKSQSVRDISNGLRSATGNLNHLGIQKAPSKSTISYQNKHRDWTLYRDYYYVLLKSFGQHPHLKRVKFKIKSKIFLLDSTTISLCLSLFDWAKYKTHKGAVKMHTLLDYDGNLPHYVNISDGKTADNKGAYDIPLISRSVIVADRFYNDFSLLNVWDSNQVFFVIRHKENIQFKSIKEKELPENRHHHVLKDEIIELTGAKSKTKYPKKLRRIAVWDDKNNQEIELITNQMSWTANTISQLYKARWDIEIFFRDIKQQLHTKSFIGTSENAVMIQIWTALITILILKALKANAKYNWYLSNLVAFIRLNLFVKVDLQKWIDSPFNEQPPPKQNYTQGVLF; this comes from the coding sequence ATGACAAATATAACATTGTTCTCTCAGATAATCTCCAAATTAGACCGTTCTAGTTTTTCTAAACTTGTAAAAGCCAAGGGAACAGATAAACATCAAAAAGGATTTAATAGTTGGACACATTTAGTCTCCATGTTGTTTTGTCAATTTGCAAAAAGTCAATCCGTCCGAGATATAAGTAATGGACTTCGCTCTGCCACAGGAAACCTTAATCATTTAGGCATACAGAAAGCACCTTCTAAATCAACGATAAGCTATCAAAACAAACATCGAGACTGGACGCTTTATCGAGATTACTACTATGTTCTTTTAAAAAGTTTTGGACAGCACCCTCACTTAAAACGTGTTAAATTCAAAATTAAATCCAAGATATTTCTATTAGATTCTACAACGATAAGTCTATGTTTAAGTCTCTTTGATTGGGCAAAATACAAAACCCACAAAGGAGCTGTAAAAATGCACACCTTGCTTGATTATGATGGTAATTTACCGCACTATGTAAATATTAGCGATGGTAAAACAGCAGATAATAAAGGAGCTTACGATATTCCTTTGATTAGCCGTTCGGTTATTGTCGCAGATCGATTTTATAATGATTTTTCGTTACTTAACGTTTGGGACAGCAACCAAGTGTTTTTTGTAATTAGGCACAAAGAAAACATCCAATTTAAGAGTATTAAAGAAAAAGAATTGCCAGAAAATAGACATCATCATGTTTTAAAAGATGAAATCATTGAGCTAACAGGGGCTAAATCAAAAACAAAATACCCAAAGAAGCTACGTAGAATAGCTGTATGGGACGATAAAAATAACCAGGAAATAGAACTTATTACCAACCAAATGTCTTGGACAGCAAACACAATTAGCCAACTCTACAAAGCTAGATGGGATATTGAGATATTCTTTAGAGACATCAAACAACAGCTACATACTAAATCGTTTATAGGAACTTCTGAAAATGCCGTAATGATACAAATATGGACGGCTCTTATTACTATACTCATCCTAAAAGCCTTAAAAGCAAATGCAAAATATAATTGGTACTTGTCCAATTTAGTAGCTTTTATAAGACTTAACCTTTTTGTCAAAGTGGATTTGCAAAAATGGATTGACAGCCCTTTTAACGAGCAGCCTCCCCCCAAACAAAATTATACACAAGGGGTTCTTTTTTGA
- the leuB gene encoding 3-isopropylmalate dehydrogenase — translation MKLNIGVLPGDGIGPEVTAQAVKVLKAIAIEFNHIFTFDKALVGAVAIDKTGSPLPDETIEICKKADAILFGAIGNTKYDDDPDATIRPEQGLLGLRKALDLHTNIRPVIAYEDLLNKSSLKVKAIKDTNLVIYRELTGGIYFGEQKLSADGNIASDTCEYQRFEIERIAHKAFKAAQSRKRKLTLVDKANVLESSRLWRRVVKDIAKQYPDVKLDYTYIDNAAMDLIINPRQFDVILTENMFGDILSEEASVIVGSIGLLASASIGDNHVMFEPIHGAYTKAANKGIANPIASILSAAMLLDHFGLDEEANRVREGVDKSLKLHITTPDLNNKYDHISTTKVGDFIEDFIHNPDETNLNFTNIHLGQSTII, via the coding sequence ATGAAGTTAAATATTGGCGTATTACCAGGAGATGGCATAGGACCAGAAGTTACAGCTCAGGCCGTTAAGGTTTTGAAGGCTATCGCTATTGAATTTAACCACATATTTACTTTTGATAAAGCCTTAGTTGGAGCCGTAGCCATAGACAAAACCGGCTCGCCTCTACCTGATGAAACTATTGAAATTTGTAAAAAAGCAGATGCCATATTATTTGGAGCCATTGGCAACACCAAATACGATGATGATCCCGATGCTACAATACGCCCAGAACAAGGTCTTTTAGGGCTACGGAAAGCATTGGACTTACATACCAACATTAGACCTGTTATTGCTTACGAAGATTTACTCAATAAATCCTCGTTAAAAGTAAAAGCAATAAAAGACACCAACTTAGTTATTTATAGAGAACTAACCGGTGGCATCTATTTTGGAGAACAGAAACTCAGTGCCGATGGCAACATCGCATCAGACACCTGTGAATACCAACGTTTTGAAATTGAACGCATTGCTCATAAAGCATTTAAAGCCGCACAGTCACGAAAACGTAAATTAACTTTGGTAGACAAGGCTAATGTTTTAGAAAGTTCTAGACTATGGCGCCGTGTGGTGAAAGACATTGCCAAGCAATACCCCGATGTAAAACTAGATTACACGTATATCGATAATGCAGCCATGGATTTAATCATCAATCCCAGACAGTTTGATGTCATTTTAACCGAAAATATGTTTGGTGATATCCTTTCGGAAGAAGCCAGCGTTATTGTGGGATCTATTGGCTTATTGGCTTCTGCTTCTATTGGCGACAACCATGTGATGTTCGAGCCTATTCATGGTGCTTATACTAAAGCTGCCAACAAAGGTATTGCAAACCCTATAGCCTCCATCTTATCGGCAGCTATGTTGTTGGATCATTTTGGATTAGATGAAGAAGCAAATCGTGTGAGAGAGGGTGTAGACAAATCGTTAAAACTTCATATTACCACCCCAGATTTAAATAACAAATACGATCATATAAGCACAACAAAAGTTGGCGATTTTATAGAGGATTTCATTCATAATCCCGATGAAACCAATCTAAACTTTACTAATATCCATTTAGGACAATCCACTATTATTTAA
- a CDS encoding 2-isopropylmalate synthase, with protein MSDNKVQIFDTTLRDGEQVPGCKLNTEQKLIIAEQLDYLGVDIIEAGFPVSSPGDFKSVVEISKIVKNATVCGLTRSVENDIKVAGEALKLAKKGRIHTGIGTSESHIKFKFNSTQDAIIERAVKAVAYAKTFVEDVEFYAEDAGRTDNAYLARICEEVIKAGATVLNIPDTTGYCLPSEYGAKIKYLKENVKGIDKAILSCHCHNDLGLATANSIEGVINGARQIECTINGIGERAGNTALEEVVMILKQHPYLNLDTNIKTEMLYGLSQLVSDSMGIYTQPNKAIVGANAFAHSSGIHQDGVIKNRETYEIIDPKDVGVTESAIVLTARSGRAALAYRAKNIGYELTKLQLDEIYTSFLDFADKKKEVDDNDIHKIIESSRIYKEIISA; from the coding sequence ATGTCTGATAATAAAGTCCAAATTTTTGATACAACCCTTAGAGACGGTGAGCAGGTCCCAGGATGTAAACTTAACACTGAACAAAAATTAATTATAGCCGAGCAGCTTGATTATTTAGGCGTTGATATTATTGAAGCTGGTTTTCCTGTATCGAGTCCGGGTGATTTTAAATCGGTTGTAGAAATTTCTAAGATTGTAAAAAATGCTACAGTTTGCGGCTTAACACGCTCTGTAGAAAACGATATAAAAGTAGCTGGTGAAGCTTTAAAACTCGCTAAGAAAGGGCGTATCCATACAGGAATTGGAACTTCCGAATCACATATAAAATTTAAGTTTAACTCAACACAAGACGCGATTATAGAACGCGCTGTAAAAGCGGTTGCTTACGCTAAAACTTTTGTAGAAGATGTTGAGTTTTATGCCGAAGATGCTGGGAGAACCGATAACGCCTATTTAGCACGTATCTGCGAAGAAGTAATCAAAGCAGGTGCTACGGTTTTAAACATTCCCGATACAACAGGATACTGTTTACCAAGTGAGTACGGTGCTAAAATTAAATACCTTAAAGAAAATGTAAAAGGTATCGATAAAGCTATTTTATCATGCCACTGCCATAACGATTTAGGATTGGCTACAGCAAATTCTATTGAAGGCGTTATTAATGGTGCACGACAAATTGAATGTACTATTAATGGTATTGGCGAGCGTGCAGGAAACACGGCTTTAGAAGAAGTGGTGATGATCCTGAAACAACACCCTTACTTAAATCTTGATACGAACATAAAAACCGAAATGCTTTACGGTTTAAGTCAGTTAGTTTCAGATAGCATGGGTATTTATACGCAACCAAATAAAGCGATTGTAGGAGCAAACGCTTTTGCTCATAGTTCTGGAATACATCAAGATGGCGTGATTAAAAATCGTGAAACTTACGAGATTATCGATCCTAAAGATGTTGGTGTAACCGAATCGGCTATTGTTTTAACGGCACGTTCTGGAAGAGCAGCCTTGGCATACCGAGCAAAAAACATTGGATACGAATTAACCAAACTTCAGTTGGATGAAATCTATACGAGCTTTTTAGATTTCGCCGACAAGAAAAAAGAGGTTGATGATAATGACATCCACAAAATCATAGAAAGCAGTAGAATTTATAAAGAAATTATTTCTGCTTAA
- a CDS encoding O-acetylhomoserine aminocarboxypropyltransferase/cysteine synthase family protein: MSTQKLATDALHAGHDFAANGGTRAVPIYQSSSYVFKDSDHAANLFSLKELGFIYTRLNNPTNQILQDRLAAVEGGIGAVVFASGTSAISTGLLTLLKAGDHIVASSSLYGGTYNLLSVTLPRLGITTTFVDASIPDNFKDAVKDNTRAFFVESLGNPKLDVLDLEAIAAHSKAAGVPFIVDNTVATPALLNPIKHGANIVIHSLTKYIGGQGTSLGGAIIDAGTFDWANGKFPEFTEPSAGYHGLKYHETLGAAAYTFKLILEGLRDFGGALSPFNAFQIIQGLETLPVRIKQHSENALALAKWLEAQDEVAWVNYPGLESSKYKKLADKYLPKGQSGIVTFGHTGGFEAAKKIADNTKLFSLLANIGDTKSLIIHPASTTHQQLNEEEQASAGVGADLIRLSVGIEDIEDLKADLTEAFKTI, from the coding sequence ATGAGTACACAAAAATTAGCAACAGACGCCTTACATGCAGGGCATGATTTTGCAGCCAATGGCGGAACACGAGCAGTTCCAATTTACCAGTCGTCATCGTATGTTTTTAAAGATTCCGATCATGCGGCGAATCTTTTTTCATTAAAAGAATTAGGTTTTATTTACACCCGATTAAACAACCCTACCAATCAAATTTTGCAAGACCGTTTAGCGGCTGTAGAAGGTGGTATTGGGGCTGTGGTTTTTGCTTCGGGAACATCGGCTATTTCAACAGGTTTGTTAACCTTATTAAAAGCCGGCGATCATATTGTAGCTTCTAGCAGTTTATATGGTGGAACCTATAATTTACTAAGCGTAACTTTGCCAAGATTAGGTATTACAACGACCTTTGTAGATGCTTCAATACCAGATAATTTTAAAGATGCTGTAAAAGATAATACCCGTGCCTTTTTTGTAGAATCTTTAGGGAATCCGAAATTAGACGTTTTAGATCTTGAAGCTATAGCAGCCCATTCTAAAGCGGCAGGCGTGCCATTTATTGTAGACAATACCGTGGCCACACCAGCATTGCTAAATCCTATTAAGCACGGCGCGAATATTGTAATTCATTCGCTTACTAAATATATTGGCGGACAAGGGACGTCGTTAGGTGGTGCGATAATAGATGCCGGTACTTTTGACTGGGCTAATGGGAAATTCCCTGAGTTTACAGAGCCTTCAGCAGGATATCACGGCTTAAAGTATCATGAGACCTTAGGAGCTGCGGCTTATACCTTCAAATTAATTTTGGAAGGTTTAAGAGATTTTGGCGGTGCTTTAAGTCCGTTTAACGCCTTTCAAATTATACAAGGTTTGGAAACCCTGCCTGTGCGTATCAAACAGCATAGTGAAAATGCCTTAGCCTTAGCAAAATGGCTCGAAGCTCAGGATGAGGTAGCATGGGTGAACTACCCAGGATTAGAAAGTAGTAAGTATAAAAAATTAGCAGATAAATATTTGCCTAAGGGCCAGAGTGGTATCGTTACTTTTGGTCATACAGGCGGATTTGAAGCTGCAAAAAAAATAGCAGATAATACGAAATTGTTCTCGTTATTGGCTAATATTGGCGACACAAAATCTTTAATCATTCATCCAGCTAGTACAACGCATCAGCAATTGAATGAGGAGGAACAAGCTTCGGCAGGCGTTGGTGCAGATTTAATTAGATTATCGGTTGGTATTGAGGATATTGAAGATTTAAAAGCAGATTTAACCGAGGCTTTTAAAACCATCTAA